One region of Vitis vinifera cultivar Pinot Noir 40024 chromosome 1, ASM3070453v1 genomic DNA includes:
- the LOC100261324 gene encoding nuclear transcription factor Y subunit B-4, which yields MADEQDLLLPIANVGRIMKQIPPPSAKISKEAKETMQECVSEFIKFVTGEASEKCQRENRKTVNGDDICWALSALGFDDHAEAIVRYLHKYREFERERPNQRVQNEVDSTRTKSGASDYKCIQAGKQTETPTPILLFEVTDQNGNRSLTKPF from the coding sequence ATGGCTGATGAGCAGGATCTCCTGCTGCCTATTGCCAATGTGGGTCGGATCATGAAGCAAATCCCGCCACCAAGTGCCAAGATTTCCAAAGAAGCCAAAGAAACAATGCAAGAATGTGTATCTGAGTTCATAAAGTTTGTTACTGGCGAAGCATCTGAAAAGTGTCAAAGGGAGAACCGAAAGACCGTGAATGGAGATGACATTTGTTGGGCACTGAGTGCTCTGGGATTTGATGACCATGCTGAGGCTATAGTAAGGTATTTGCATAAGTACAGGGAGTTTGAAAGAGAGAGACCAAATCAAAGGGTCCAAAATGAAGTCGATAGCACTCGAACCAAATCTGGAGCATCAGACTATAAATGCATCCAAGCGGGGAAGCAGACTGAAACTCCTACTCCAATATTATTGTTCGAAGTTACTGATCAAAATGGTAATAGATCTCTTACAAAGCCATTTTGA